In Acanthochromis polyacanthus isolate Apoly-LR-REF ecotype Palm Island chromosome 18, KAUST_Apoly_ChrSc, whole genome shotgun sequence, the following proteins share a genomic window:
- the rgs3a gene encoding regulator of G-protein signaling 3a isoform X7, translated as MNCALLRSALGHTIVITLSYKKANTLHVQMPVSKMLEPKADAPSCELGGVGGDRGGVCLHLPPRSSEGEESSLYPSSPSEPPTLGSPHPSEPLTPLDELYTPLGGLVGSEERHKVPPTPPPSTEGEDCKSIEGHEMEIWRERKDEDSKGEMEEEEEDRASRKSAGSEEGDKEGGEDEGDRNDDEVNLNLVVSNTDEDNVSEPPDTNAPPSSSSSSFVIPELRLDRSFSADALSSPNTDEEEYDEDEEEESEEEDDEDDSDDAYLQRTDSKRRSMVEGATCEKHGGGGLSVQNSLRRRTHSEGSLLQDPRTPCFTSDNAINCLEAGGAHHKGGWTLPSPKTLKKELTKNGGSMHQLCMLFSGRKLSSGSPCSCEVGPEGTKKKKSKNLAKDMKNRLAFLRRRNESPGSNPASKLDKSMKSVKPTPEEALKWGDSLDKLLAHKYGLAAFRAFLRTEFSEENLEFWLACEEYKKIKSQSKMASKAKKIFAEYIAIQSCKEVNLDSYTRDHTKDNLQNVTRSCFDLAQRRIYGLMEKDSYPRFLRSELYLDLINQKKPSSTSTSSSS; from the exons ATGTTGGAGCCTAAGGCGGATGCCCCTTCATGTGAGCTGGGCGGAGTAGGAGGAGATCGAGGAGGTGTTTGCCTCCACCTGCCCCCACGAAGCTCCGAGGGCGAGGAAAGCAGCCTGTACCCCTCCAGCCCCTCTGAGCCCCCCACACTGGGCAGCCCTCACCCCTCAGAGCCTCTCACCCCTTTGGATGAGCTCTACACACCCCTTGGAGGTCTGGTGGGATCCGAGGAGCGACACAAGGTGCCTCCAACTCCACCTCCTTCCACGGAGGGCGAGGACTGCAAGAGCATAGAGGGGCACGAGATGGAGAtctggagagagaggaaggatgAGGACAGCAAGGGGGAgatggaagaagaggaggaggacagggcCAGCAGAAAGAGTGCAGGAAGTGAGGAGGGGGATaaagaaggaggagaggatgaaggTGACAGGAATGACGACGAGGTCAACCTGAACCTGGTGGTGTCCAACACAGATGAGGACAACGTCTCAGAGCCGCCTGACACCAACGCcccaccttcctcctcctcgtcttcgtTCGTTATCCCCGAGCTGCGCCTCGATCGCTCCTTCAGCGCCGACGCCCTCTCCTCGCCCAACACCGACGAAGAAGAGTACGAcgaagatgaagaagaggagtCCGAAGAGGAGGACGACGAAGACGACAGCGACGACGCCTACCTGCAGCGTACTGACAGCAAGCGCCGCAGCATGGTGGAGGGGGCCACCTGCgagaaacatggaggagggGGCCTCAGCGTGCAGAACTCCCTCCGCAGGCGCACGCACAGCGAAGGCAGCCTCCTGCAGGACCCGCGCACGCCCTGCTTCACCTCCGACAATGCCATCAACTGCCTGGAGGCTGGAGGAGCACACCACAAGGGCGGCTGGACGCTCCCATCGCCCAAAACCTTGAAGAAAGAGCTGACCAAGAACGGAGGCTCCATGCATCAGCTGTGCATGCTGTTCTCTGGGAGGAAG CTGAGCTCCGGATCCCCCTGTAGCTGCGAGGTCGGCCCCGAAGggacgaagaagaagaaatccaAGAACCT GGCCAAAGACATGAAGAATCGGCTGGCTTTCCTGCGGAGGAGGAATGAATCCCCAGGAAGCAACCCAGCCAGCAAGTTAGACAAATCTATGAAGTCAGTCAA GCCCACCCCAGAGGAGGCACTGAAATGGGGGGACTCACTGGACAAGCTGCTGGCACACAAAT ATGGCCTGGCAGCGTTCAGAGCTTTCCTGCGCACAGAGTTCAGCGAGGAGAATCTGGAATTCTGGCTAGCATGCGAGGAATACAAGAAGATCAAGTCGCAGTCCAAGATGGCCTCCAAAGCCAAGAAAATCTTTGCAGAATACATCGCCATCCAGTCTTGTAAAGAG GTAAACCTGGATTCCTACACCAGAGATCACACTAAGGACAACCTGCAGAATGTGACACGCTCCTGCTTTGACCTAGCACAGAGGCGGATATACGGGCTGATGGAGAAGGACTCATACCCTCGCTTCCTGCGCTCAGAACTCTACTTGGACTTAATCAACCAAAAAAAGCCCAGCTCCACTTCGACTTCATCTTCGTCATAa
- the rgs3a gene encoding regulator of G-protein signaling 3a isoform X8 has product MLEPKADAPSCELGGVGGDRGGVCLHLPPRSSEGEESSLYPSSPSEPPTLGSPHPSEPLTPLDELYTPLGGLVGSEERHKVPPTPPPSTEGEDCKSIEGHEMEIWRERKDEDSKGEMEEEEEDRASRKSAGSEEGDKEGGEDEGDRNDDEVNLNLVVSNTDEDNVSEPPDTNAPPSSSSSSFVIPELRLDRSFSADALSSPNTDEEEYDEDEEEESEEEDDEDDSDDAYLQRTDSKRRSMVEGATCEKHGGGGLSVQNSLRRRTHSEGSLLQDPRTPCFTSDNAINCLEAGGAHHKGGWTLPSPKTLKKELTKNGGSMHQLCMLFSGRKLSSGSPCSCEVGPEGTKKKKSKNLAKDMKNRLAFLRRRNESPGSNPASKLDKSMKSVKPTPEEALKWGDSLDKLLAHKYGLAAFRAFLRTEFSEENLEFWLACEEYKKIKSQSKMASKAKKIFAEYIAIQSCKEVNLDSYTRDHTKDNLQNVTRSCFDLAQRRIYGLMEKDSYPRFLRSELYLDLINQKKPSSTSTSSSS; this is encoded by the exons ATGTTGGAGCCTAAGGCGGATGCCCCTTCATGTGAGCTGGGCGGAGTAGGAGGAGATCGAGGAGGTGTTTGCCTCCACCTGCCCCCACGAAGCTCCGAGGGCGAGGAAAGCAGCCTGTACCCCTCCAGCCCCTCTGAGCCCCCCACACTGGGCAGCCCTCACCCCTCAGAGCCTCTCACCCCTTTGGATGAGCTCTACACACCCCTTGGAGGTCTGGTGGGATCCGAGGAGCGACACAAGGTGCCTCCAACTCCACCTCCTTCCACGGAGGGCGAGGACTGCAAGAGCATAGAGGGGCACGAGATGGAGAtctggagagagaggaaggatgAGGACAGCAAGGGGGAgatggaagaagaggaggaggacagggcCAGCAGAAAGAGTGCAGGAAGTGAGGAGGGGGATaaagaaggaggagaggatgaaggTGACAGGAATGACGACGAGGTCAACCTGAACCTGGTGGTGTCCAACACAGATGAGGACAACGTCTCAGAGCCGCCTGACACCAACGCcccaccttcctcctcctcgtcttcgtTCGTTATCCCCGAGCTGCGCCTCGATCGCTCCTTCAGCGCCGACGCCCTCTCCTCGCCCAACACCGACGAAGAAGAGTACGAcgaagatgaagaagaggagtCCGAAGAGGAGGACGACGAAGACGACAGCGACGACGCCTACCTGCAGCGTACTGACAGCAAGCGCCGCAGCATGGTGGAGGGGGCCACCTGCgagaaacatggaggagggGGCCTCAGCGTGCAGAACTCCCTCCGCAGGCGCACGCACAGCGAAGGCAGCCTCCTGCAGGACCCGCGCACGCCCTGCTTCACCTCCGACAATGCCATCAACTGCCTGGAGGCTGGAGGAGCACACCACAAGGGCGGCTGGACGCTCCCATCGCCCAAAACCTTGAAGAAAGAGCTGACCAAGAACGGAGGCTCCATGCATCAGCTGTGCATGCTGTTCTCTGGGAGGAAG CTGAGCTCCGGATCCCCCTGTAGCTGCGAGGTCGGCCCCGAAGggacgaagaagaagaaatccaAGAACCT GGCCAAAGACATGAAGAATCGGCTGGCTTTCCTGCGGAGGAGGAATGAATCCCCAGGAAGCAACCCAGCCAGCAAGTTAGACAAATCTATGAAGTCAGTCAA GCCCACCCCAGAGGAGGCACTGAAATGGGGGGACTCACTGGACAAGCTGCTGGCACACAAAT ATGGCCTGGCAGCGTTCAGAGCTTTCCTGCGCACAGAGTTCAGCGAGGAGAATCTGGAATTCTGGCTAGCATGCGAGGAATACAAGAAGATCAAGTCGCAGTCCAAGATGGCCTCCAAAGCCAAGAAAATCTTTGCAGAATACATCGCCATCCAGTCTTGTAAAGAG GTAAACCTGGATTCCTACACCAGAGATCACACTAAGGACAACCTGCAGAATGTGACACGCTCCTGCTTTGACCTAGCACAGAGGCGGATATACGGGCTGATGGAGAAGGACTCATACCCTCGCTTCCTGCGCTCAGAACTCTACTTGGACTTAATCAACCAAAAAAAGCCCAGCTCCACTTCGACTTCATCTTCGTCATAa
- the rgs3a gene encoding regulator of G-protein signaling 3a isoform X9 — translation MFHTMVDFSEKYLERAKDMKNRLAFLRRRNESPGSNPASKLDKSMKSVKPTPEEALKWGDSLDKLLAHKYGLAAFRAFLRTEFSEENLEFWLACEEYKKIKSQSKMASKAKKIFAEYIAIQSCKEVNLDSYTRDHTKDNLQNVTRSCFDLAQRRIYGLMEKDSYPRFLRSELYLDLINQKKPSSTSTSSSS, via the exons ATGTTCCACACTATGGTCGATTTCTCAGAGAAATACCTGGAAAG GGCCAAAGACATGAAGAATCGGCTGGCTTTCCTGCGGAGGAGGAATGAATCCCCAGGAAGCAACCCAGCCAGCAAGTTAGACAAATCTATGAAGTCAGTCAA GCCCACCCCAGAGGAGGCACTGAAATGGGGGGACTCACTGGACAAGCTGCTGGCACACAAAT ATGGCCTGGCAGCGTTCAGAGCTTTCCTGCGCACAGAGTTCAGCGAGGAGAATCTGGAATTCTGGCTAGCATGCGAGGAATACAAGAAGATCAAGTCGCAGTCCAAGATGGCCTCCAAAGCCAAGAAAATCTTTGCAGAATACATCGCCATCCAGTCTTGTAAAGAG GTAAACCTGGATTCCTACACCAGAGATCACACTAAGGACAACCTGCAGAATGTGACACGCTCCTGCTTTGACCTAGCACAGAGGCGGATATACGGGCTGATGGAGAAGGACTCATACCCTCGCTTCCTGCGCTCAGAACTCTACTTGGACTTAATCAACCAAAAAAAGCCCAGCTCCACTTCGACTTCATCTTCGTCATAa
- the rgs3a gene encoding regulator of G-protein signaling 3a isoform X10, protein MAKDMKNRLAFLRRRNESPGSNPASKLDKSMKSVKPTPEEALKWGDSLDKLLAHKYGLAAFRAFLRTEFSEENLEFWLACEEYKKIKSQSKMASKAKKIFAEYIAIQSCKEVNLDSYTRDHTKDNLQNVTRSCFDLAQRRIYGLMEKDSYPRFLRSELYLDLINQKKPSSTSTSSSS, encoded by the exons AT GGCCAAAGACATGAAGAATCGGCTGGCTTTCCTGCGGAGGAGGAATGAATCCCCAGGAAGCAACCCAGCCAGCAAGTTAGACAAATCTATGAAGTCAGTCAA GCCCACCCCAGAGGAGGCACTGAAATGGGGGGACTCACTGGACAAGCTGCTGGCACACAAAT ATGGCCTGGCAGCGTTCAGAGCTTTCCTGCGCACAGAGTTCAGCGAGGAGAATCTGGAATTCTGGCTAGCATGCGAGGAATACAAGAAGATCAAGTCGCAGTCCAAGATGGCCTCCAAAGCCAAGAAAATCTTTGCAGAATACATCGCCATCCAGTCTTGTAAAGAG GTAAACCTGGATTCCTACACCAGAGATCACACTAAGGACAACCTGCAGAATGTGACACGCTCCTGCTTTGACCTAGCACAGAGGCGGATATACGGGCTGATGGAGAAGGACTCATACCCTCGCTTCCTGCGCTCAGAACTCTACTTGGACTTAATCAACCAAAAAAAGCCCAGCTCCACTTCGACTTCATCTTCGTCATAa